A DNA window from Ostrea edulis chromosome 5, xbOstEdul1.1, whole genome shotgun sequence contains the following coding sequences:
- the LOC125651520 gene encoding uncharacterized protein LOC125651520 has protein sequence MSDVDAKGVSVKLDADDQDTADSHNESLITDLDDVNVVCHDADDNCEDCNKESSRENKPEQVTDLDNVNTLIENESQRVCGENKFSSHVFQYELNAHTIDPDKLKIGPYSDGMENSKIMNTEEKSPVQDPDMEAVKEYVLKIINKAREIVQTESEDTGKSRTKKGNAAKPWTQRLAEIFCFRRN, from the exons ATGTCTGATGTGGATGCGAAGGGCGTCAGCGTAAAACTGGACGCAGACGACCAG GATACCGCAGACAGCCACAACGAAAGTCTGATAACAGACCTTGACGATGTCAATGTAGTGTGTCATGATGCAGACGACAACTGTGAGGACTGCAACAAG GAATCTTCTCGTGAGAATAAACCAGAACAAGTCACGGATTTAGACAATGTGAACACACTAATCGAAAATGAATCTCAGAGGGTTTGTGGCGAGAATAAG TTTTCCAGTCACGTGTTTCAATATGAGCTGAACGCCCATACCATTGATCCAGACAAACTGAAAATAGGACCTTATTCTGACGGAATGGAAAACAGTAAAATAATG AATACAGAGGAAAAGAGCCCTGTCCAAGACCCTGACATGGAAGCAGTAAAG GAATATGTTTTAAAGATCATAAATAAAGCACGAGAAATAGTGCAGACGGAATCGGAAGACACGGGCAAATCACGCACAAAAAAG GGGAATGCCGCAAAGCCATGGACACAAAGACTTGCGGAAATATTCTGCTTTagaagaaattga
- the LOC125651519 gene encoding uncharacterized protein LOC125651519, which yields MLDQCKHASKHGIAAAVMKGRDEMSPDVIEGVYKERVALIAIDEAHILASWGDTFRPTFSRLRELRSHFPTTPFLLLTATYTPKILKHITGKIHLPNMKMLTASPDRPGIYLEYKRGKDIFEELHWLFDEIKQKGIAARKTLLYVRSLGRGGQLYRDILGYLREHAYLNHIKLHHNSHVALYHAGMANKDLDYIHQEISKSGSVIRLIICTIAFGMGINISDIDTVIHWGACDSIMDYWQEVGRAGRDGRSAKALYFLTPGSILQASDDMKELCRSLDKSEVTCFRKSILHHFIGYSSAQSVPVASECQLKCDECGCPRCQCCHICRSCCPCSRT from the exons ATGCTAGATCAATGTAAACATGCTTCTAAACATGGTATAGCTGCAGCTGTTATGAAGGGCAGGGATGAAATGTCTCCTGATGTGATTGAAG GTGTATATAAGGAGAGAGTTGCTTTGATTGCTATAGATGAGGCACACATATTGGCATCATG GGGTGATACTTTTCGACCGACCTTTTCAAGACTTAGAGAGCTGCGCTCCCACTTTCCAACTACACCATTTTTACTGCTGACAGCAACTTACACACCAAAAATTCTAAAGCATATTACTGGAAAAATACATCTTCCTAatatgaaaatgttaacagcatCTCCAGACAG GCCAGGTATTTACCTTGAATACAAGAGAGGAAAAGACATTTTTGAAGAACTCCATTGGCTGTTTGATGAAATTAAACAGAAAGGAATAGCTGCCAGGAAAACACTGCTTTATGTCAG GAGCTTGGGTCGAGGTGGTCAGCTGTATAGAGATATTTTGGGGTACCTTAGAGAACATGCATACTTAAACCACATTAAGCTTCACCACAACAGCCATGTTGCTTTGTACCATGCAGGAATGGCCAACAAAGACTTAGACTACATTCATCAGGAAATTTCAAAGTCAGGTAGCGTTATTCGACTGATCATATGTACTATAGCCTTTGGAATGGGTATCAATATCTCTGATATTGATACTGTGATCCACTGGGGAGCCTGTGACTCCATAATGGATTATTGGCAGGAGGTTGGAAGAGCAGGGCGAGATGGACGTAGTGCAAAGGCACTATACTTTTTAACCCCTGGGTCCATACTTCAAGCATCTGACGACATGAAGGAATTGTGTAGATCTCTGGACAAATCCGAGGTGACTTGTTTTAGGAAATCTATCCTCCATCACTTCATTGGATACAGTTCGGCACAGTCTGTACCTGTTGCAAGTGAGTGTCAACTGAAATGTGATGAGTGTGGATGTCCAAGATGCCAATGCTGTCACATTTGTCGTAGCTGCTGTCCTTGTTCAAGAACATAa